In Arsenicicoccus dermatophilus, a genomic segment contains:
- the acs gene encoding acetate--CoA ligase produces MSDQTFAPDPELTAQANGRAELFDAAAADHEGFWADQARRYVTWSKDFTQVLDWSEAPFARWFADGELNVAWNCVDRHVEAGHGDRVAIHVEGADGSHEAITYADLQRRVCQAANALTELGVATGDRVAIYLPMIPEAIVAMLACARLGAPHSVIFGGFSADAIRTRVADAEARVVITADGQLRKGRAVPLKAAVDQAVAAEDSPVEHVVVVRRTGGEVTWGDRDVWWHELVERQDEQHEAQPMPAEHPLFILYTSGTTGRPKGILHTSGGYLTQVAYTNAVVHDLHPETDVYWCTADIGWVTGHSYLVYGPLANGATQVVFEGTPDHPHQGRWWELVEKHKVTILYTAPTAIRTCMKWGADIPAGYDLSSLRVLGSVGEPINPEAWLWYRTNIGGDRCPIVDTWWQTETGAIMISPMPGLTTLEPGSAQRPIPGISAEILDDLGEPFTDPEKVGYLVLTKPWPSMLRGIWGDPERYRDTYWSRFGEKYYFAGDGAKYDADGNIWLLGRVDDVMNVSGHRLSTAEIESALVSHPSVAEAAVVGAADETTGQAVCAFVILREGAEQTDGTSEELRAHVAQEISPIARPRSVMIVAELPKTRSGKIMRRLLKDVAEGREIGDATTLTDTSVMDFIKRGMAQQPR; encoded by the coding sequence GTGAGCGACCAGACCTTTGCGCCCGACCCGGAGCTCACCGCGCAGGCCAACGGCCGGGCCGAGCTGTTCGACGCTGCGGCGGCCGACCACGAGGGCTTCTGGGCGGACCAGGCCCGGCGCTACGTCACCTGGAGCAAGGACTTCACCCAGGTCCTGGACTGGAGCGAGGCGCCGTTCGCGCGCTGGTTCGCCGACGGCGAGCTCAACGTGGCGTGGAACTGCGTGGACCGCCACGTCGAGGCGGGCCACGGCGACCGGGTCGCGATCCACGTCGAGGGCGCCGACGGCAGCCACGAGGCGATCACCTACGCCGACCTGCAGCGCCGGGTCTGCCAGGCGGCCAACGCGCTCACCGAGCTGGGCGTCGCCACCGGCGACCGAGTGGCGATCTACCTGCCGATGATCCCGGAGGCGATCGTCGCGATGCTCGCCTGCGCCCGGCTGGGCGCCCCGCACTCGGTGATCTTCGGCGGCTTCAGCGCCGACGCGATCCGCACCCGCGTCGCCGACGCCGAGGCGCGCGTCGTCATCACCGCCGACGGGCAGCTCCGCAAGGGCCGGGCGGTGCCGCTCAAGGCCGCCGTGGACCAGGCGGTCGCGGCCGAGGACTCCCCGGTCGAGCACGTCGTCGTGGTCCGGCGCACCGGCGGCGAGGTCACCTGGGGCGACCGCGACGTGTGGTGGCACGAGCTGGTCGAGCGCCAGGACGAGCAGCACGAGGCGCAGCCGATGCCGGCCGAGCACCCGCTGTTCATCCTCTACACCTCCGGCACCACCGGGAGGCCCAAGGGCATCCTGCACACCTCTGGGGGCTACCTCACGCAGGTGGCCTACACGAATGCCGTGGTCCACGACCTGCACCCGGAGACGGACGTCTACTGGTGCACCGCCGACATCGGCTGGGTGACCGGCCACTCCTACCTCGTCTACGGGCCCCTCGCCAACGGCGCGACCCAGGTCGTCTTCGAGGGCACGCCGGACCACCCGCACCAGGGCCGCTGGTGGGAGCTCGTCGAGAAGCACAAGGTGACGATCCTCTACACCGCCCCCACCGCCATCCGCACCTGCATGAAGTGGGGCGCGGACATCCCGGCGGGGTACGACCTGTCCTCGCTGCGCGTCCTCGGGTCCGTGGGCGAGCCGATCAACCCCGAGGCCTGGCTGTGGTACCGCACGAACATCGGCGGCGACCGCTGCCCGATCGTCGACACCTGGTGGCAGACCGAGACCGGAGCGATCATGATCAGCCCGATGCCGGGCCTGACCACCCTGGAGCCGGGCTCGGCGCAGCGCCCGATCCCCGGCATCAGCGCGGAGATCCTGGACGACCTGGGCGAGCCCTTCACCGACCCGGAGAAGGTCGGCTACCTGGTGCTGACCAAGCCCTGGCCGTCGATGCTGCGCGGCATCTGGGGCGACCCGGAGCGTTACCGCGACACCTACTGGAGCCGGTTCGGGGAGAAGTACTACTTCGCCGGGGACGGCGCGAAGTACGACGCCGACGGCAACATCTGGCTGCTCGGTCGCGTGGACGACGTGATGAACGTGTCCGGCCACCGGCTGTCCACCGCCGAGATCGAGTCGGCCCTGGTCTCCCACCCGTCCGTGGCCGAGGCCGCCGTGGTCGGCGCCGCCGACGAGACCACCGGCCAGGCGGTGTGCGCCTTCGTGATCCTGCGCGAGGGGGCCGAGCAGACCGACGGGACGAGCGAGGAGCTGCGCGCGCACGTGGCCCAGGAGATCAGCCCGATCGCCCGCCCCCGCTCGGTGATGATCGTCGCCGAGCTGCCCAAGACGCGGTCCGGCAAGATCATGCGGCGTCTGCTCAAGGACGTGGCGGAGGGCCGCGAGATCGGCGACGCGACCACCCTCACCGATACGTCGGTCATGGACTTCATCAAGCGGGGTATGGCGCAGCAACCGCGCTGA